The Virgibacillus siamensis sequence ATAACACATTTTTGATATGTCCCAGCCCTCTAAAATGGACGTTATAATTTTTCCTGGAACAATCCTTCAGAAAGGAAAGCATCTGTTGCATTCCGGTCTGATGGTATTTCACGTTCTTGGAACTGTTCAAGCAATGATGCCTTATCTCCTTGGTAACCGATCGCAACAATTGCATGTACCGCATAATTTTCAGGGATTCCAAGCACCTCTTTCGCCTTTTGCTTGTCAAATCCACCCATCGCGTGTGTGGACAAGCCTTTACGAGCTGCCTCTAGTGCCAAGTATCCCCATGCAGCACCGGTATCGAACGCATGTGAAGGATTATTTCCTCCAGTAAATTCGGCATCCGTTTTGGAAATGACTGCTGTTAATACCGGCGCTTTTTCACACCATGCCACATTGCCATCATTGATGAAGGTGTAAAAACGATTACGATCTTTTTCTGTACGGGCAATAAC is a genomic window containing:
- a CDS encoding nitroreductase family protein; the protein is MQDVKELRTAAHDIDPIYIKRWSPRSFLDKEVSEDVLRGIFEAARWAPSAANIQPWRFVIARTEKDRNRFYTFINDGNVAWCEKAPVLTAVISKTDAEFTGGNNPSHAFDTGAAWGYLALEAARKGLSTHAMGGFDKQKAKEVLGIPENYAVHAIVAIGYQGDKASLLEQFQEREIPSDRNATDAFLSEGLFQEKL